Genomic window (Cucumis sativus cultivar 9930 chromosome 2, Cucumber_9930_V3, whole genome shotgun sequence):
AGCCGGTGATAGACTGTGAGGATTTCAGGACATAAGGGGAAATGTAGAGAAGGTGCGGCTACTTTGAAGCTGGAATGGTGGCGTAGCTGTGATGGATTGACGGTGAATCGGGGAAGGGAGGATAGCTGCGGGCTGGCGAATCAGTGAGAAATGAGGACACACACAACAGAATGGAGAAGTTAGAAGCGAGAGGGACGCGGCTGCTGCGAAGAGAGGGAAAAGATTCTAGGGTTCTTTAATACTTTTTTGCTAATttataaaagtgaaaaaataaatttgtgaactatacaacattttcaaaagttacaaAACAATTACCCAAGGCTGTTTAGGGCGTGGAGTGGTTATTATAATCAATAAGTTATATTAGCCCGTGGATTATAGATTATTATAGtatgaattattataatttatgtttagaaaagttgggtttAGTAAATGAAAGAGTGAGTAATAGTGACATATGAGAAATATGATAAAAGTAGAATATTCCTAATCCTAAGATTATGATAATCCCATTGAGTAGACTAAAATAGTCAACTTCACTCCTTCATAGTTTAAGCGCCAAACGCCCTcataaagattttaaaatatggttaGCTTTGGATGAAAACTCAGCGGCCTTTGGGGGACGATAGAGTTATGGAGTATAAATGTTATGACAATCCTAgggttatgataatatgtgtttgggagAAAGATTATGAAgggtagtgttatgatagtatGTATTTGGGGAAGGATTATGATAGGTAGTGttttgataatatttgtttgggGAAAGGATTATGATAGTAGTGATATGATAATATGCATTTGGGAGAAGATTATGAttgtagtgttatgataatatgcaTTTagggaaaatattttgtaacgATTCAACTCTTTATATTAAGTTGAGGTCATTAccttaaaagataaataacaatttgacaatttcttgaaaagaagaaaactaatttttcattaaaaataccATGAAAACATGTTGTGCAGCTTAGTTCTACAActttaaagataataaaaataaatagataaaaatgtttaagcttaaaacactaaaaatgaACAATGAAAAGTAAAAGCAAAAATGTGTCTCCATATAGCATGTCACATATCCTTTCTATCGCTTGTCAACTTTTCTCTATCTTTATCTATGGAAATCGGCTCGCATCGTCGACTTGGCAAAAAGGGAAAAGTTATGTGGTGAAGTCTCGATTGACGATGAGGCTACACTTGAACGACAGTCGAACGAAGACACAACAAAGGTCCTTGGAAGCGGCTAGGGTtgaaggaaggaagaagatgaagttgAATCGTCGCATGCAGATCGAGGAGCTtatatattgttgttgttggttattattattgtttttattttccaattattttctttttccaactaAATAAAATCTCCATTCTCCTTCCTCAAATAAATTCattcaaatcaacttttatttctctcccataaaataatctttttacCATAATAATTAtcctttttcaaataattacattttcccaaaatataactattttcttattatttcttttttttatttttctaaataactGTCCTctcttcaaataattatcctccccaaatcaataataatatcctaaatattaattatctttttccactttcctaaattaattatacatatctatatataattaaccaaaAGTCTTAAACCtcaccaaattaaattatcaaagTCATTCAACCTTCAATTAAATCTTTTACAacaccaaaattcaaattttcaacaattaattaaatattattccactaaatatttaattaatcctaacttctacaaaatcaaataatttacattGAATGAAAGTAAATAACGgccaacaaattaaacaaaactaagacaattatcttaattttttgggGTATATTATGGATTATGATTGTGTGTCTATATTGTTGTCATTGTCAGCACCAAATCCCTCGTACCCACCAAGCACATTGGATCCGACATCGACGAAAGTCACCGTGCCTTCTTTCTCGCACCATCTTTCCCAAAGATGTAGCAAAGTTCGTTGTAGTGGAGAAATGATCTATTTAGGAGACCCTTCGCGACAGGATGACTCTGTTCAAGTGTTGTAGTAAATTGTTGGTATTATTTtcagttatatttgaataacCATTGACATAAGGAATAGTGTACCTTCACCCAATCTTCGAACACATTCTTCTCTGCAATGATGCACTTCAGTTCATTGTTCCACCTAAACCCACTGTAAGACGGGCCATGCATCTTGACTACAGTATGAAACGTTctctttaacaattttatccGACCATCGATAGTCGTAGGCTGGATGTTACGTCCTAGCATCTTAAAAGTCATTATTCTTGTGAGCCGACTATGGTATCTAGGTCTAAAGGTCTCGTTGTCAGACCTCCAGCCATTGGCTTTCACTAACTCTATCAAGCACTTGACGAGGGTGGTCTCCTTCTCTTTTGCCCATATGTGCTTAGGTAGTCTTGAAGAACTTACCATACTAGAAAATGAATGCAAACATATTAGTCACATGAATTTTGCtacaaaaaaatcacataaaaacataatacaTTGTGCTCCTAGGGAACTGCCAGTGTGTCATTCATTTCGTTGGTAAACAAATACATTTGCTAAGAGAAATTTGAACCGTatgaaaaataagtaaatggGGGTATCATTAAcattcaaatcaaatgtaaAATTGAATTACTGCTAAACTAGCCTTGCTACTGGTTACACAACTCCCAATCACTGAAAATTTCTTCTGCAAGCTCGTCCCTCCATATTGACTCAATTCGTTGGAGACCTCTATATAGTGTATATCGTCCTTGGCAGTTGTCGCGTGGGTTGAATCACCCTCATCTATGTTGTCCGATATATCAACATTCATCATCTATCTATTGATGAGGTTGTGCAATAGAAAATATGTGAGTATTGTGCGACATTGAACTTCTAGATGGTAGTATGATTTTCCTCGCACGATTGCCCACCAACCCTTCAATATATCGAAAGCcttttttcaattacattATGTGCAGAAGAATATTTCACGTTGAAGAACTCTTTCGATGTTGAAGGTGCATTTTCAGCTCTACACCAGCCTTGTAGGCGGTATCTTTGCTCTCTATATAGTACCAGAAATCCCTCAACATTTAGGTATCCAACATCGCATAAGTAGTAATAGCCTGTGATGACATCGCACGCTTTAAATGTCGTAactcaatacaaaaaaattatacttctatatataaatgtgtaCGTAGTTACCTTTTGGCACCTTCAAGTCGTTCGATCTTTAAATGGCATCTTCAAAGGATGTGGAAGGCGGCAACAATCCTTCCCAACCGGCTAATACGAACACGGAATCACCTTTCATATCACATACTCCAAGGACATTTGTGACAACTTCTTCCTTTCGTGTTCTATATCTTGGACGCTCACTTGTTGAAACGTTGACCTTGGTATATGTGTCATCTAATGCACCAAGACAATTTTGCAATGCAAAATGAGCAGATCAGACGTTGGAGCCATTCAAGTACGTAGTTGGTTTAAAAACACGAACCTCAAACCACCTTCATCTTGGATCTGTGCATCCATTTATCACCTGTTATGGTTTTTTCAACAACTCGTCATGCAGGCTAAGACCGCCAACAACACtattaaaatgtcatgaaatTGTCTCATCGAATCGCATGAATTCCCTTTGAATCACACTATTTTCACGTCATGCGAAAGTACATGGAGAAACATTGCCACCATCTTCTCGGCATTGAAGATTTTCGTCGATGCTAATCTAACGATGGTCCTAAGTAGGTGGCATAGGATGGCGAAACATCTTCGTCCATTCTCATACTTTGTTGACATATTAGGTCTGACTCATGGATCATTGGTTTGCTGAGTTTTTGTAAGCTCGGACTTAATAATTTTGCATGTATATAATGCAACTGTAATACGTCACTAAGTCAAGTCATTGCACGTGATGCGCTCACCATAACTTTCTGTATTACGTGCTTTAATTCTAGACAATGAGTCATGGGTCATGATCATAGCATGTGAGATGCTCATTATGTACCTCTTCATCGTGTGGTTCATAAGTTCTTGTtaagtacaagtttttctactCTTTACCCAAGTGCAAGTGAAATAATAGGTTTACCTAGGTGATATTGGGTGGAACATAAGGAATTGTTTACAAACGTTAGTTCTAGGGTCCATTTATCGTTTAGCcgttatgaaaattaaatagaaagaaTATAAAGAATTAAAACTACTCGCTAACACCTAGAGACTCATGcataaagaataaattatgGCAAGATGGAAGATTGAACGAACTAACTTGTGTGCGAGAAAAAGGATGAAGGAAGGTCTAAGTATTATTAGTTGATGGAGAAATGCGAGAGTCTTGATGCGATGTAACTTACATAATCAACACATGATTAAGGCGACCTTCTCTCGAAGTGTTTAGACCCACACTTGCTCACCTCTCGGGATGCAAATGACTATGCTTGATTAGGCGAGCTATATGTAAAAGACTTTGCAtataatacttaaaaaacttCTCATTTAAGGATAGCAACCCCTTAATGCTTAATGTCCGTACTTGTTCACCTTTCAAGATACAAATGGTGGAAGTTATCTCGCTAAGGTGGTGTTTATTGTCAAACTCCTCCTTGCGCGCATTAATCCTATCCTTGTTACTTAGCCTCTCGAGTAGTTGGCAATTGACACTGGTCAAGTGATGAATAAAATAGTTCAACTAATGTAATAACCCTTATAAGCTaaacttcttatcaagaaccTATCACAACTCTAACTACTCATAACACATTGACAGGTGAGAAGTCAAGAAATGATGGACTGAAAAGGTGTATACATCCATAAAATCgtacaattaaatatataagcATCGGTAAATAATGTAAGGGAGAGGAAGTAGCCTCAAAGTTAAGAACGTTGCAGTAGAATTTCGTGTAATGGAAAAAATGACATCACAAGTAAATGCGAAGCAAGCAATGACAATGTGTATGgataatttcttctttatacAATGCTTTAAAACTACAAGAGAGGGATGAACCATAAGGACTAACTAGACGGATAAAACACTTCAAAAACTGTAACTAATAATTCAAGCTAACATGATAATGAAGTATGCTAAACATACACAATACACTTTGTTAGAATATTTGTGGGCCCATCTTCAAAAGTCAAAGATGGACAGTTTAGCTCATTTAAGGAAACTTTgtaaagaatataaaaagattttatttggttcattttttttaaaaaaaatattatttccaTATTTATTGAAGATTTTTCATTGAGATTATAATGTGCTTGTATAGGCATTATTCAGTGAGCTTTATTCCgtaaaaaatggagagaaacaTGTGACTGTGAAGCGGAAGACAGTTTTGTGAAGAACAACTTTGTGATTAAACAGTCAGTTATTCATAAGAATCCAAAGCATGTAAGTCATCTCTCAATGATGTGGTTTCTTGCTGATAATTGTTTAGACTGAGATTACAATATACGAAGTTCAAGCTTTTGTAGTATGATGATTTAAAAGATCTGTTGCTTATGTCTTAATGAAGAACGTGATTCAGGGGGAATTCCTCTAGTTACTACCTTAATCTGTTGATTGATGAGAAACTTGATTAAGGGGGAGATTTTGGTTAGCCAAATAATCTATCTTTGAAATAGTTTAGTAATAGTGTTACTTGCTATATTATTGTATCACTGATACTATTGAGTGAGAAGGTTTAGTGAGAGACTTTATACTAAAAATCATAATAGTttgatttatatatcaaagaaataaaatctctAATCTCGAGTCAAGGACCCTCCAGATGTAGATGTGTGTCATCGAATTAGGTTAACAATGTCTGGTGTTTCTACTATCTCTACTTATCTCCATTGTTAGTTGTTCCTACTCTTGATTAACTGAGGTGAGAGTTTATCctattttattgttgttgtcGCTTTCACTATTTTATCACACTTAACATAGGGATAAAAAAGGGGGATAGTgcagaaaattttaaatagaaaaatctatatattgatgaaaatttaaaactaagtttttaacttaaaaaatttgtttttattttgagtgCTAAGAAATTTGGTGTAAAAAGTTTAAGGGTAAGATAGCTTGGTGAGTTATATCGTATCGAGGTGGTCATATAGTTTATTTGTCCGATAGCATGAGACTTTCCTTCACTGCCTTCCTTAACGCAAGTTAGTTCGCTCAATCTTCCATCGTGttataatttattcatatGTGCATGAGTCTTTATGTGTAAGTAAGTAGCTTTAGttcttttaatattcttttaactcaATCGCCATAACGCCTAAACGATAAGTAGACCCTAGAACTAATGTATGGAACCAATTCCCTCTGTTTGATCTTGGATCATCCAGGTAAACCTATTGTTCGCTTGTAGTTGGGTGAAcagtagaaaaacttgtactcgATGAGGACATAGCTATTACGCAATAAAGAGGTACATAGTGAGCATTTTACATTCGATGATCATGACTCATGACTTAtcacataaaattaattgtgcAATATATGGTGAGCATCTTACTTACGATGAATCTGCTTTGTGACGTATTGCGATTGCACTATACAAATGCAAAACTAACAAGTTCACACACACAAACCAATAAACTACGATAGCGTAACTCACAAAGTAGTTATACTTACATGGATTTCAGATATATAAAATACACTATAATTAAATGACTTcggaacaaaagaaaatttgaaaaagaagacagaattttcaattttaagaaattgttATCATCCTACTATGGTCTTCAACAAATAATGTTAAAGAATGTActgtaaatattgaaattaatcGACGAAAATCGTTAAACAAAAGTCATAATgtttaatgtaaaaaaaatgcaaataacATGAATATTAAcgttaaacaaaaaaatagaacgtctcaaaataattaacgtaatatatatatatatttaagtatatagtttgtattatttttttttaaatctatacaGCTGGCacaagaatataatttttaaaaataaaattcaataaaaatacgTGAATAATCGTAATTAGCATTATTGTAAGGGAAAGatctaaaatttagattcagattattattaaaaatatatattatgtattatttaataaattgttgatAAATTGTTTGAAGtataaataatctaaaaaacttgtatttatctttagttttattttagaaaaagagtaaaatttatattcaaattgtattaaatatatatattacatattatttaataaattgtttgaattataaagaagtaaaaaatctggtatatatattttgtattattttaggGGATGTTGGTGCAATATTGTCCAGCAACAAAATGATCgatttagttaagatttactaaatttgaacgttgtttgcaaaatacacttttttgGTGAAATCTAGGATATTTAATTTGTCTCATTTTTGAAGCTATTCAAATACACTAcatctaaaaataaatggatTATCCTATATCGAGGAGTATAATCGggtttgaaataattaaaaagggaCCGGCGACGATTTTGCtataattcttattatttcCTATTCCGGCTACTCTTCAAGTTGCTACCCTAAAACTTGATATTTCCAGGTTATCtcttgttttatatttatgagatTTACCTATAATAaatctttaataaataaatgatatccAATAAATCGTTatcaaataaatcttttaaatgATCTATGagatctttcaaattttactaaaCGATCTTACAAGGATCTCCCATGTTTTATTGAACGAAACTCGTCGtctttttattaaacttattAAATGATCTCCTACCTTTTATCAAGAGATTTCTCATCTTTTATTAAACAATCATAACTTTCCTCAAGTGATctcccattttttttattaatccaTCTcccatattttatttaaccattcttcaatttttattaagggatttttcattttttttcaaaagatataatccaatttttattaaaagacaATCTATTTGATATTAGCATGAACGACAATCgggaaagaaaaacaaattctaaaaaaaaaaagaatatttttaaaaatagcaaaataaatcaaaatatttataagctatagcagaattttggattctatcacgtcttctatcactataacatatcaatgactattagtgatagaatttgctataaattgtaaatattttgtaaaatctcttattttttaaagtctCCTTGATAATAACTTATATTGTctatattttggtatattgGTCGAAGACGATTAAGTGAACTTTCATTCGATTCTAAAggataaaaataagatttcaCACAAGAAAAGAGTCCCTTAATAAGTTTGTACTCtgtagaaatgaaaatgaggtAGTTTTTTCGTTTTTGGGGTAGTTTGTGAAATTTGACCGGCTGTAAAATATGTCCTCAATTTATGATGTTTGTATTTGTAATAATAGCAAACACTCGATCACAAGCAATAACCAATGCAACGATGAGCAACACCAACACCTTCCTACTGCTTGCCAGAAAAGCACTAACCAATATCCAAACTCCATTTCTTGGCTTTCGTTGCTTCTGTTCTCAATCCACCTCCCCTCTCtcatcttctccttctccaaaCAATAAGCTCTTCGTAGCAGGTTCACGTCTCCTCCTCAATCCAATCACACACCGATGCACCACCCACTTGATTCAGATGGCTTGTACGTTCATGAAtttgatcttctttcttccttttccttccaGGCTTGTCTTGGTCAATGGACGAGAGATCATTGAAAGATGCCTTTTCTTCCTTTGGGGAGGTTACTGAAGGTAATCGTGCATGTTGAGCTTAACCCTTTGATTTACGAGTTGTAGTCTACATGTTCGATGAAATGTCTAGTCGATTTCAGACCTCAGTTCAACACGTGTGCTTCTGGGTCGAAACATTTTGCTTCCTTGACATTCATGATTCcaaggtttttcttttaaaaccaAATCTTGTTTCATTGAAGTTTCTTATTCTATAATTCTTGTAACGAGAATGAAAATGAGTTTTGAGATGTTTAGGATTTAGGAGCGTTTTGTTTTGTAGCGTTTTACTATGCTTTTGTGATTTTCTTGGAATATTGAGACAACAAAACAATGAGAAATATAGAGATTGAAGTAATAAAGAATTTGAGAGGCGGGAAACTAGAATTTATATATGAGTTCAAAGAAATTGATGTCCATTGGTAATCACTCTGGAACTTCACCAACAAAATAGCTTATGAGGATGGAGTTCATTTGATAAAGTTTAGATGAAATTGCATGACCATTTTGAAACTTCAGTGGTGATCACTAGTCTATAGGAACATTAATGTCCTGTGTCGATTGGTGATTAAAGATCAGTCTTAAAGACTGAAACTTTGCCAGCAAAATAACTTATGGTGGAGATGGAGTTCATTTGATCAATAAGATGAAACTGAATGGTCAATGTGAAACTCTCGTGGTGATCACTAAAGGAACTTTGATGCCCATTGGTGATCACTCTGAAAACGTCACCAGCAAATATCCTATGGGTTTCATTTGGTACAGTTGGGATAAAATCCAATGACCACTGAAACTCCAGTGATCATCactttacaaattttgatatcCAGTGGTGATCACTCTGAAACTTCATCAGAATTGCTTATTGAGTTGAGGTCTTATGTTAAGATTTGAATAGCTTATGTGTTTTCTTGACAGTTAGGATAGTGTATGATAAAGACTCAGGTCGATCCAGAGGTTTCGGATTTGTGAACTTCGCAAATGGAAATGATGCCCAGTGTGCAAAAGATGCAATGGACGGAAAGGCAAGtcattaatttataagaagTAGTTTGATAAGGTTTAGTCTGTCAATCAtaaattactcaaaatgaaagTCATCACGTTACTTGCAGGCAGTATTAGGGCGGCCATTGAGAATAAGCTTTGCCCTTGACAAGGTCCGTGGAGAACCTGTTGTTGTTCCTCGACTTTCAAACAT
Coding sequences:
- the LOC101219685 gene encoding glycine-rich RNA-binding protein 4, mitochondrial → MMFVFVIIANTRSQAITNATMSNTNTFLLLARKALTNIQTPFLGFRCFCSQSTSPLSSSPSPNNKLFVAGLSWSMDERSLKDAFSSFGEVTEVRIVYDKDSGRSRGFGFVNFANGNDAQCAKDAMDGKAVLGRPLRISFALDKVRGEPVVVPRLSNINNLVGRRYGNQQYEGTSS